A single genomic interval of Spinacia oleracea cultivar Varoflay chromosome 6, BTI_SOV_V1, whole genome shotgun sequence harbors:
- the LOC110793456 gene encoding gibberellin-regulated protein 12-like translates to MATYMSCFNVKFLFLVLVSMIIIEVSMAGGEGSLTKEQCPAACDYRCSATQYRKACLLYCNKCCDKCLCVPSGTYGHKEECPCYNNWKTQEGKPKCP, encoded by the exons ATGGCTACATACATGTCTTGTTTTAATGTCAAGTTTTTGTTTCTCGTACTTGTGTCGATGATTATTATCGAGGTTTCTATG GCTGGAGGCGAAGGTTCATTGACAAAAGAAC AATGTCCAGCAGCATGCGATTACCGATGCTCAGCTACTCAGTATAGGAAGGCTTGTCTTTTGTATTGTAACAAGTGTTGTGATAAATGTTTGTGTGTGCCGTCGGGAACTTATGGGCACAAAGAAGAATGTCCGTGCTATAATAACTGGAAAACACAAGAAGGAAAGCCTAAATGTCCATGA
- the LOC130464041 gene encoding gibberellin-regulated protein 12-like: MASSSWFQSFVLMLLLSSLLIQIEVSFAGGEGSVKPKDCPWACNNRCSKTHYRKACLMICNKCCLKCHCVPSGTYGHKEECPCYDHMKTKRGSPKCP; this comes from the exons ATGGCTTCCTCGTCGTGGTTTCAATCGTTTGTGCTTATGCTCCTCCTTTCCTCCTTATTAATCCAAATTGAAGTTTCATTT GCCGGCGGAGAAGGTTCAGTGAAACCAAAAG ATTGTCCATGGGCGTGTAACAATAGGTGCTCGAAAACGCACTATCGAAAGGCATGCTTGATGATTTGCAACAAGTGTTGCCTGAAATGTCATTGTGTACCCTCGGGAACATATGGGCACAAAGAGGAATGTCCGTGCTACGATCATATGAAAACTAAGAGAGGATCTCCTAAGTGTCCTTAA